TCAGTAGTCGAATATTGACGAAGAGTCGCGGATTCCCAGTTTGCTTCGACCACGCCGCCGTAGCGCGACCAGAATTCTTCGTCGTCGATGACGATCAGACTGGCGAACTCGTAGTTCCCGCTGACCAAGTTGAGGCCGAACCCCGTGCACTCCATCCGCAGGCGTCCAGGCTCCGCCATGAGCCAGCTCATCGGCTCAGTGAGTTTGGTCGCGTGCAGCGGGTCCGCCGCCAGCATGTAGCCCAGGGTGTTGTCGACGTCAGGCCGACCGAACAACTCCTCTTCCATCTCGCGGCGGAGCGTCATGCCCACCTGCGCGTCTCGGCGGACGTCGGTCAGTGGCTGGTGAAAACCCTTCGGGATCACCGCGAGCCGGCGTGCGGCGTTCAGCACGTTGCCGGACCGCTCTTGGACCAGCAGCAAGTAGTCCGCGTCGCCGCGGTATGGATCGGCAGGCCGGGCGATGGCGGTGAGCGCGAGGACACCGCCCGCACAAAGCCTGTCGTCGACGTCGAGCACCGAACGGAGGTCCGGCAGATAACGGTCGCGGAGCGGCATAGCCGTCGACCCCTCGGCCACCGCGTCGACCAGTTCACCTTCGAGAAGGTCGGCCGTCAGCGCGTAGTGCACGAACTGGGACACGCCGAACGTGCCGCGAAGCTGGTGTTCACGGATGTCCGCGCCCGTGAGCCGGTAGATCGGGCTGTCCGTGAGCCGAGTGTTCATGGACAGCGTCTCGGCGAGACGCTGAGCGGCGCAGCCGGCGGCGTGATCGCCCAATTCCAGGTCGGCTTCCGGCCGCGCGCTCGGGACCCGGAGCCGGTCGTACGGCGGACGCAACTCGCAATCCAAGTCCAGCCAGTCTTCGCAGGTCAGGACGCTGGTGTTCATGGCGAGATCGCCACATTGCGCCGTGTACAGGCCGTGGTCGTCGAGCCGGTTGCCGTAGTAAGTGGCCAGTGCTGCCGCGATGTCGCGCTGGCTGACCCAACCACGTCGTGTCCCACGGTCTTGAAGCGCTCGGACGTCCATGTGCGAGATGCGATCGGCGACGGCGCGACGCGCGGTGCCCGGCTTCCAGCGCGCGTGACGGTCGAGCCACTCCAGCGCCGCGCCGATGTGGGGGTCGGCATCCAGGCGTTCGTCAACCTCGCTCGACACCGCTGGCGTGTTGCCGGTCAGCTCGCCGAACCGATCGCGCTCGGCGTCCGACGCCTGCGCTAACGCAGTGTCCAAGACCTGTTGCATGTCCGACTGTGGCCGGAGATCGGGTTTCTTGTGCCACGACGCGACCGTGCGGGCGCTGATCCCGAGGCGTTCGGCGAACCGTTCTTGACTCAGCCGCAATGCCGACTGCAATGCAGTCGCAGTGCGCCCTGTCCATCTCCCGGCCGGATTCATCGCGCTCCCGAATGTCGGTGTTCTGCAGTGGTTGTGCAGTGGCACTGCGGTACTTGCGCATGGGTTGAGACGTCGTTTCAGCCTTGAATTGAAGGCATGGAAAAGACCTCGCTAACGCTTCGGCTGGATGTGCTCAACCACCGTCGCCAGGCTTGTTTGAACATCATCGAGCCGATCCGTGATCTCGGCCAGCCGCTGTTCGAGTGCGTCCAATCGGGACGCGAGTTCGTGGCTGTCGTCGATCGGCTCGCCCGGGTGCGGCGGTGTGCGGTTCTGCAGCACGGCCAACAGATGCCGCGGGTGCCAGCCCAACGTCGTCGACAGCGCTTCGAGCGTTCGGGCGCTGCGGCGCCGCTCGACGACATGGTGCTGAAGCTCTCGCACCGTTGCTTGCGACACGTGCGAACGTTCGGCCAGCTCGCGTTGCCGCCAGCCCAGTTCCCGCACGCGCATATCGATCGCCTTCGCGACCGCCGCCCAGTCCTCCGTCACGTATTCCTCCGCGCTCCGCCTCAGCGCCGAGATTAGCGGCTTTTCAACCACTCATCGGCATCGCGGGCGCGTGTTGCCGCGATGCGCGGACAAACATGTCCGCGTGACAGCTGAAATCAACAACATAGTATTGAAATCAACAGAATGGTTTCTCATGAACGCCAAAAAGACCTTTCACACCATTCCCGAGTCCGCGTGGATTCTGGGCGTCTCCCGCAACACCGTCAGCCGGGCGATCCGGACCGGCGCGCTCCGCGCCACGCTGTGCCGCTCCGGACTGCGCGTCTCGTCTGCCGAGCTGGCCAAAGCTCTTCAGGACGGAGGTGTGGCATGGACGACCTCTGGCTGATCGGTGTCGCATGGCGGCTCGACCGTCTGCGGTGGGTACCGACCGATGTCCTGACCAAGATCGTGACCAGCGACGGAGCGTGCATGATCCCGGCGGAGAGTGGGCCGCCGGACGCGAACGACGATCGCGAGTTCGCAAAGCTGCTGTGCGGCGGCTGCCCGGTCCAGGACGAGTGTCTTGAGTTGGAGCTTCGGACGGCCGGCGTCGACACGGTCGGCGTCTGGGGCGCGATGACCGATGACGACCGTCGTGCGCTGTATCCGCACCGGCTGCGTCGCGGTGAGCGGATCGAGCGGGGTGCGCGATGAACGGACTGACCGTGACACCCACGCAGATCCTCGCTGGCGTCGGCGTCCTGCTCGTGCTGTTCTGGGTCTGGCGAGCCGGTTCCCGCAGGGCAAAAGCCGCCGCCGAAGCCACCCGGAGCGGTGCCCGGCTTGTCTCGCTGGTCGGGCGGGTGCTGTTCAACGCGGGACTCATCGTTGCTGTCCAGTGGGTGGTCATCGCCCATTCGGGCAACCGGTGGCTGCTGCTTGCCGTGCTCGGTCTGCCCGCGTTATTCGCGTCCTATGCGCTGACCCGCGCGATGACTGTGACGACGGTCGATGCCTCGAAGCGGGGTGGTCGGCGATGAACCGGGCTCAACGCCTTTCGCAGGACGCGGCCGAGGCCGCGGAGGTGCGTGCCTATCAGACCGATCCGGACGTCGTGGCGCTTCGGATCGAGCGGGTGCGGCGGCAGGTCGACTGGATGTGCTGGTCCGGGATCGTGCTCGGACTGGCGTTCACGATGACCAATGTCCAGGGCTTCGCGTCGGCTGGGACGCGGCCGGGCTCATTGCCGTGGCTGGCTGCGTGGGTGCTGGACCCGACCGTTTCACTTGTCCTGCTCGCAATCTTGCGGGCTGAGCAAGTGACGGCGCGGTACCAGGTCCGGACCGGTGTCTGGGTTCGGCGTGCGAAGGGGTTCACGCTTGCTGCCACCTACGTCATGAACACCTGGACGTCGTTCGCAGCTGGCGAGCCCGCGTCGATCGTCCTGCACTCGGTGCCGCCACTGGTCGTCTTCGTCGCGGTCGAAGCGATAACTGATCTGCGGGACAAGCTCACCGACGCCGTGCTCGTGGCTGCTGAACGCCGTCCCGTTCACAAGGAGCCCATGAACTCCGGTCGGCGCGTGCTGTTCGGCGACTACCTCGCGATCGCCCGGGAGAGCTGGACGCCCGACGTCGAGATCACGCCCGCTTGGGTGCGGCGGGCTACCGGCTGCTCGCGTGGCCTGTCGCCGCGGCTGGCGCGGGCGCTGCGCGCGGAGGTGGCCAATGGCTGACTCATTGCCGGTCAAGGCCGATCCCGTGCTCGACGGCGAGCTGGTCGACGACACGTTGCCGCAACCGCGTCGGCGTGAACGACGTCGGAACCGTTTCGTGTTGTGGTGGTTGCACTCGCCGCGGGTGCCGTTGTGGCTCAAGAGCAGGCCGCAGGCGGTGCAGGCGCTCAAGGATGCTGTGGTGTGGCTAGTGCTGTCGCCGTTACGGTTCCTCGGTGCGGTTGTGCGCGGTGTCGTAGTCGGTGCGCGGTGGTGGCGTGGGTGGGTAACCGTCCGGGATTACCGGACGGCCGCCGAGGAATCGGAAAAGCTGGCGGACAAGTTCATCGAAATCCGGGCGCTGACGTTGTTCCGGTGGAAGGTCAGCGGTGCCGTCACGGTCGTTGTCGCCATTGCAGTGGCCGTCGTCGACCTCGTGTATGGGGACGATCCACTGTGGATCGCCGGGGCCGCTGCGTCGGTAGCGCTCGCGGTTCTCGGACGCAGGAAGGACGGCAGTCCCGGGCGTAAGCCGGCGCTTGCCGGACCGCGGACGCTGACGTGGACGATGGACCCGCAGGTCCTGGTGGACGCGTTCCGGGACGCGAAGCTGATCGGCAAGGACGAGACGTTGCGGCTCGTCGAGCGCGCGACGCGCGTCGGTGACGGCTGGGCGGTCACCGTCGACCTTCCTGCCACGCGCAAGGCGGCCGACGTGGTGAAGAACCGGGACGCACTCGCGTCGGCGCTCGCGGTCGACGAAGTCCAGCTGATCGTCGAGCGCGTACGAGGCAACAGCGGGCACGCCGGTCGGGTGGCGATGTGGGTGGCTGATGAAGACCCGTACGCATCACCGCCGTTGCGGACGCCGCTGCTCAGCGTGACGCAGTGGGACGCGTGGCGGCCGATTCCGTTCGGACGGGATGCGCGGGATCGGCGGATCGACCTTCCGCTGGTGTGGACGTCACTGCTCGTCGGCGCGATTCCGCGGCAGGGCAAGACGTTTTCCGCGCGACTCGCCGCTGCCGGGCTCATCCTGGACGCGTGCGTCCGGCTGTACGTCGCGGACTTCAAAGCTGGGAAGGACTGGGACGCGGCCGGTTCGGTGGCGCACCGGTTCATGTCGGGCGACGAACCCGAACACGTGCTGGCCTTGGTGGATTGGCTGATCGAGCTGGTCGGTGAGGTTCAGACGCGGTTCCGGCGGATGCGCGACCTGGACGACCTCACGTGCCCGGAGTCGAAGGTCACGCCGGAGATGTCCCGGGACAGGTCGTTGAACATGCCGATCACAGCGAT
This sequence is a window from Amycolatopsis benzoatilytica AK 16/65. Protein-coding genes within it:
- a CDS encoding helix-turn-helix domain-containing protein, which encodes MNPAGRWTGRTATALQSALRLSQERFAERLGISARTVASWHKKPDLRPQSDMQQVLDTALAQASDAERDRFGELTGNTPAVSSEVDERLDADPHIGAALEWLDRHARWKPGTARRAVADRISHMDVRALQDRGTRRGWVSQRDIAAALATYYGNRLDDHGLYTAQCGDLAMNTSVLTCEDWLDLDCELRPPYDRLRVPSARPEADLELGDHAAGCAAQRLAETLSMNTRLTDSPIYRLTGADIREHQLRGTFGVSQFVHYALTADLLEGELVDAVAEGSTAMPLRDRYLPDLRSVLDVDDRLCAGGVLALTAIARPADPYRGDADYLLLVQERSGNVLNAARRLAVIPKGFHQPLTDVRRDAQVGMTLRREMEEELFGRPDVDNTLGYMLAADPLHATKLTEPMSWLMAEPGRLRMECTGFGLNLVSGNYEFASLIVIDDEEFWSRYGGVVEANWESATLRQYSTTDDELVTELLGDVAWSNEGLFAMSQGLRRLAEIGGERVRLPAIEWEISQ
- a CDS encoding helix-turn-helix domain-containing protein, whose amino-acid sequence is MTEDWAAVAKAIDMRVRELGWRQRELAERSHVSQATVRELQHHVVERRRSARTLEALSTTLGWHPRHLLAVLQNRTPPHPGEPIDDSHELASRLDALEQRLAEITDRLDDVQTSLATVVEHIQPKR
- a CDS encoding helix-turn-helix domain-containing protein; protein product: MTAEINNIVLKSTEWFLMNAKKTFHTIPESAWILGVSRNTVSRAIRTGALRATLCRSGLRVSSAELAKALQDGGVAWTTSG
- a CDS encoding FtsK/SpoIIIE domain-containing protein produces the protein MADSLPVKADPVLDGELVDDTLPQPRRRERRRNRFVLWWLHSPRVPLWLKSRPQAVQALKDAVVWLVLSPLRFLGAVVRGVVVGARWWRGWVTVRDYRTAAEESEKLADKFIEIRALTLFRWKVSGAVTVVVAIAVAVVDLVYGDDPLWIAGAAASVALAVLGRRKDGSPGRKPALAGPRTLTWTMDPQVLVDAFRDAKLIGKDETLRLVERATRVGDGWAVTVDLPATRKAADVVKNRDALASALAVDEVQLIVERVRGNSGHAGRVAMWVADEDPYASPPLRTPLLSVTQWDAWRPIPFGRDARDRRIDLPLVWTSLLVGAIPRQGKTFSARLAAAGLILDACVRLYVADFKAGKDWDAAGSVAHRFMSGDEPEHVLALVDWLIELVGEVQTRFRRMRDLDDLTCPESKVTPEMSRDRSLNMPITAIFIDEVQVPLEDRTPVDVQGKKLPAGEYVGELLTWLAKKGPAAGIVLVLATQRPDSKTIPSGLRAVLGSRFALRVMDWRDSNIVLGEQMNTRGFDSSRLLPSHKGVGILRPDGDTAAGADALAMTVRTYYMPNDDWRTICEQGRALREAAGTLTGHAAGQDTMPVLDHAAAVKAISAGQPVDAVELPALLTSIVDYLGDDLSEDGRDFVPTAELLDALEMDRRTFAQEMTDLGCRPTRDRVTGDDGEVRQVRGYLTAEIRSSISRAATGGEPDVEEDQP
- a CDS encoding WhiB family transcriptional regulator, with product MDDLWLIGVAWRLDRLRWVPTDVLTKIVTSDGACMIPAESGPPDANDDREFAKLLCGGCPVQDECLELELRTAGVDTVGVWGAMTDDDRRALYPHRLRRGERIERGAR